The Rhodopirellula islandica genome contains a region encoding:
- a CDS encoding DUF1589 domain-containing protein, which translates to MLWNKASRPTTPARFNAARPITPPGRTWPTHPAASARPNLRSRIRQEFG; encoded by the coding sequence ATGCTTTGGAACAAAGCGAGTCGTCCAACCACGCCCGCAAGATTCAACGCGGCCCGTCCAATCACCCCGCCAGGTAGAACCTGGCCTACACACCCCGCCGCGTCAGCAAGGCCGAACCTACGTAGCCGGATTCGCCAAGAATTCGGA